The Mycolicibacterium aurum genome segment GTCTCGGGCGATTCGGCACAGCCTGGAGACGAACCCGTGGTCGCCGGCGCCGTGGACAGTCGGGGCGAAGCGCAGGCTCACCGAGTGCACGCCGCGTGTCACGAAGTCCAGGGCCAGGTTCTCGCTGCCGCCCCGCGGAGATTCGGGCCCGTGGAACGGCGAGGGGTCGTCTTCGGTGGCCGCTCTGCCCTCGGCGAGTCCGGCGACGCCCGACGCGATCAGGAAGGGGCGGCCGGTCCCGGCGAGGGTGTCGCCGATCGTCTGCGTCGCGGCCCGCTCCGCGGCATTCGACGCCGCCATGTTCGCCCAGTCGTGCTTGTTCGCCAGATGAATGGTCGCATCGGCGTCCTCCGCCCCGGCGCGAAGCCCTGCCAGGTCGTCAAGATCACCGCGGCGCACACGAATGCCTTTGCGCTCCAGAGATTGTGCGGACGTGTCCGAGCGTGCCAGGCCGGTGACGTCGTGCCCCGAGGCCAGGAGTTCCTCGACCACGGCGGTGCCGATCCAGCCGGATGCCCCGGTGACGAAAACGTGCATGAGGTCTCTCCCCTTAGTGATGTCAGGTACTGACATGACCGTACACCTGAAGTCAGTTGCTGTCATCACTAGACTTCGCGGCATGGTGCGGTGGGCTCCGGGCACTCCCGAGCGGTTGCAGGAGGCCGCGCTCGAGCTGTTCGCTGCCCACGGCTACGAACAGACCACGGCCACCGAAATCGCCGCAGCAGTCGGCCTCACCGAACGCACCTTCTATCGCCACTTCACCGACAAGCGCGAGGTCCTGTTCCACGGTCAACAGGTGCTGGCGGACGCCTTCCTCGCCGGCGTCGACGGTGCGCCGCCGACCGCGTCGCCGATGGAGGTCGGCGTCCAGGCCCTGCGGTCGGCGTCGACGTTCTTTCCCGATGACCGGCGGCCGCATTCGCGCGTCCGCCAGTCC includes the following:
- a CDS encoding SDR family oxidoreductase — its product is MHVFVTGASGWIGTAVVEELLASGHDVTGLARSDTSAQSLERKGIRVRRGDLDDLAGLRAGAEDADATIHLANKHDWANMAASNAAERAATQTIGDTLAGTGRPFLIASGVAGLAEGRAATEDDPSPFHGPESPRGGSENLALDFVTRGVHSVSLRFAPTVHGAGDHGFVSRLCRIARDTGVSGYPGDGYNRWPAVHVADAARMVVLGLAKAAAGARLHAVAEEGIPTRTIAEAIGRALDLPVAPVPADRVPEHFGWIGGFFALDAPTSSAATRELLGWTPTGPRLIDDIDAGAYREN
- a CDS encoding TetR/AcrR family transcriptional regulator, which encodes MVRWAPGTPERLQEAALELFAAHGYEQTTATEIAAAVGLTERTFYRHFTDKREVLFHGQQVLADAFLAGVDGAPPTASPMEVGVQALRSASTFFPDDRRPHSRVRQSVIDKNPALQEREEHKLAVLGATLADALRGTGADGHTAEVVARTIVMAFGITFGRWISAGQQASFDDIVTDVLRGVAEATRPLDRLL